The following are from one region of the Yoonia sp. R2331 genome:
- a CDS encoding acetyl-CoA C-acetyltransferase has translation MTDAYIYDTVRTPRGKGRKDGSLHEVTSARLSAGVLNALKDRNGLEGHAVEDVIWGNVTQVGEQGGCLARTAVLASDLDESIPGLAINRFCASGMEAVNLAANQVKGGAGGAYIAGGVEMMGRVAMGSDGAAIAVDPSIAMETYFVPQGISADIIATEYGFSRDDADQLAVKSQQRAKAAWDDRRFDKSIVTVRDINGLPILAHDEYMRPGTDMQSLGGLNPAFQAMGEVMPGFDKVALMKYPHLERINHIHHAGNSSGIVDGAAGVLVASKEWGDAMGLKPRARIKATAKIGTDPTIMLTGPVPVTEKIMADSGMSISDIDLFEVNEAFASVVLRFMQAFDVDDSVVNVNGGSIAMGHPLGATGAIIIGTLLDELERTGKGTGLATLCIASGMGAATIIERV, from the coding sequence ATGACCGACGCCTATATCTATGACACCGTGCGCACGCCACGCGGCAAAGGCCGCAAAGACGGCAGCCTGCATGAGGTAACTTCTGCGCGCCTGTCAGCCGGTGTGCTGAATGCACTGAAAGATCGAAACGGTCTGGAAGGCCATGCAGTTGAAGACGTGATCTGGGGCAACGTAACCCAGGTGGGCGAGCAGGGCGGATGTCTGGCCCGGACGGCGGTGCTTGCCTCTGATCTAGATGAGAGCATCCCCGGCTTGGCGATCAACCGCTTCTGCGCCTCTGGGATGGAAGCTGTGAATTTGGCCGCCAATCAGGTCAAGGGCGGTGCTGGTGGTGCTTATATCGCTGGTGGTGTGGAAATGATGGGCCGCGTGGCGATGGGCAGTGATGGTGCGGCAATTGCGGTGGATCCCTCTATCGCGATGGAGACATATTTTGTCCCGCAGGGTATCTCTGCCGACATCATCGCCACCGAATACGGCTTTAGCCGCGACGATGCAGACCAACTGGCAGTAAAAAGCCAGCAGCGCGCCAAGGCAGCCTGGGATGACAGGCGGTTCGACAAATCCATCGTGACCGTGCGCGACATAAACGGTCTACCCATTCTGGCCCACGACGAATACATGCGCCCCGGCACCGACATGCAATCGCTTGGCGGTCTAAATCCCGCCTTTCAGGCGATGGGCGAGGTGATGCCCGGCTTTGATAAGGTCGCGCTGATGAAGTACCCGCACCTAGAGCGGATCAACCATATCCACCACGCAGGCAATTCTTCTGGCATCGTGGATGGGGCGGCCGGTGTATTGGTCGCGTCCAAGGAATGGGGCGATGCAATGGGCCTCAAGCCACGCGCGCGGATCAAGGCGACGGCCAAAATCGGAACCGATCCAACCATCATGCTGACCGGTCCGGTTCCTGTGACCGAGAAGATCATGGCCGATTCAGGCATGTCGATCAGCGACATCGACCTGTTTGAGGTGAACGAGGCCTTTGCCTCTGTCGTGTTGCGCTTCATGCAGGCCTTTGACGTGGATGACAGCGTGGTCAATGTGAACGGCGGGTCCATTGCCATGGGCCACCCGCTGGGGGCCACCGGTGCGATCATCATTGGCACCCTGCTGGACGAGCTGGAGCGGACCGGCAAGGGTACCGGCCTTGCAACACTTTGCATTGCATCCGGCATGGGTGCCGCCACGATCATTGAACGTGTGTGA
- the upp gene encoding uracil phosphoribosyltransferase, with product MTEHLTHVTHPLVQHKLTLMRKTDTSTAVFRQLLREISQLLAYEVTRELPMTTRTIDTPLEPMDAPVLDGKKLALVSILRAGNGLLDGILELIPSARVGFVGLYRDEETLKPVQYYFKVPTELEDRLVIAVDPMLATGNSSVAAIDLLKKAGATNIRFLCLLAAPEGIARMKEAHPDVPIVTAAVDSHLNDNGYIVPGLGDAGDRMFGTK from the coding sequence ATGACCGAACATCTGACCCATGTGACCCACCCGCTGGTGCAGCACAAGCTGACGCTGATGCGCAAGACGGATACCTCAACGGCTGTTTTCCGGCAGCTTCTGCGCGAGATCAGCCAGCTTTTGGCCTACGAGGTTACGCGCGAATTGCCGATGACCACGCGGACCATAGATACCCCGCTGGAACCGATGGATGCCCCCGTGCTGGACGGCAAAAAGTTGGCGCTGGTGTCGATTTTGCGCGCAGGTAACGGGCTGCTGGACGGTATTCTAGAACTGATCCCGTCGGCACGGGTCGGGTTTGTCGGGCTTTACCGGGATGAAGAAACGCTCAAGCCGGTGCAATATTACTTCAAGGTGCCGACGGAGTTGGAAGACCGGCTGGTGATCGCTGTTGACCCGATGCTTGCCACCGGCAACAGCTCTGTTGCGGCGATTGATCTGCTGAAGAAGGCGGGCGCTACGAACATCCGATTCCTGTGTTTGCTGGCCGCACCCGAAGGCATCGCACGGATGAAAGAGGCCCATCCTGACGTGCCGATTGTGACGGCCGCAGTGGATAGTCACTTGAATGACAATGGATATATTGTTCCGGGGCTAGGGGATGCGGGTGACCGCATGTTTGGCACCAAATAA
- a CDS encoding 3-hydroxyacyl-CoA dehydrogenase NAD-binding domain-containing protein: MTDFILEKDADGVAVITWDVKSKSMNVMTRDSMKLLNELIDEALGDDAVKGIVITSGKDSFAGGMDLNVLGTIREEYKENPAEGLFEFTMNGHRALRKIERAGMDPKTLKGGKPIAAALPGTALGIGLEVPLACHRIFAADNPKAKIGLPEIMVGIFPGAGGTTRLVRKLGAIAASPLLLEGKLNNPQKAKAAGVVDEVVPADELLAKAKDWVLNATDADIVKPWDQKGYKMPGGAPYHPAGFMNFVGASAMVNGKTMGVYPAAKALLSAVYEGALVPFDTALQIEARWFTNVLMNPSSSAMIRSLFINKEALEKGANRPAVDDQKVQKVGVIGAGMMGAGIALVSALAGIQVVLIDAKQEAADKGKSYTADYMDKGIARKKATPEKKEAVLGLINATTDYAALAGCDLIVEAVFEDVAVKAEVTAKVQAACPDAIFATNTSTLPITELAKAANDAEKFIGIHFFSPVDKMLLVEIIKGQKTGDVAVAKALDFVRQIRKTPIVVNDARFFYANRCIIPYINEGIRMVKEGVEPALIENAAKLVGMPLGPLQLTDETSIDLGVKIAKATKAAMGDAYDDAQDEVLFWMFDEGRLGRKSNSGFYAYDDKGKRQGLWDGLSAKYPVADTQPELTEVQHRLLFAQVLEAVRALEEDVLEDIREGDVGAILGWGFAPWSGGPFSWLDIIGSPYAAERCDQLTAAYGARFTTPALLREMAENNQSFYGRFGKAAKAA, encoded by the coding sequence ATGACTGACTTTATCCTTGAAAAAGACGCCGATGGCGTCGCGGTGATCACCTGGGACGTGAAGTCCAAGTCAATGAACGTGATGACGCGCGACAGCATGAAGTTGTTGAACGAATTGATCGACGAGGCGCTGGGCGACGATGCTGTCAAAGGCATCGTTATCACCTCTGGCAAGGACAGCTTTGCCGGGGGGATGGACCTGAACGTGCTGGGCACGATCCGCGAAGAGTACAAGGAAAACCCCGCAGAAGGTCTGTTTGAATTCACAATGAATGGCCACCGCGCCCTGCGCAAAATCGAACGCGCAGGCATGGACCCCAAGACGCTCAAAGGCGGTAAGCCGATTGCAGCGGCCCTGCCCGGCACGGCGTTGGGCATCGGCCTTGAGGTTCCGCTGGCCTGTCACCGCATCTTTGCAGCTGACAACCCCAAGGCCAAGATCGGCCTTCCGGAAATCATGGTTGGCATCTTCCCCGGCGCAGGCGGCACAACCCGCCTTGTGCGCAAACTCGGCGCGATTGCCGCCTCTCCGCTGCTGCTTGAGGGCAAGTTGAACAATCCGCAGAAAGCCAAAGCCGCCGGTGTGGTGGATGAAGTCGTGCCTGCTGACGAACTGCTGGCCAAGGCGAAAGATTGGGTGTTGAACGCCACCGATGCGGACATCGTCAAACCCTGGGATCAGAAGGGCTACAAGATGCCTGGCGGTGCGCCCTATCACCCTGCCGGTTTCATGAACTTTGTGGGTGCAAGCGCGATGGTCAACGGCAAGACGATGGGTGTCTACCCGGCGGCCAAGGCGTTGCTGTCGGCGGTCTATGAAGGTGCGCTGGTTCCCTTTGACACAGCGCTGCAAATCGAGGCGCGCTGGTTCACCAATGTGCTGATGAACCCCTCATCCAGCGCGATGATCCGCAGCCTGTTCATCAACAAAGAAGCACTGGAAAAAGGCGCCAACCGCCCTGCTGTTGACGACCAAAAGGTGCAAAAGGTTGGTGTGATTGGTGCGGGCATGATGGGCGCGGGCATCGCGCTTGTCTCGGCCTTGGCCGGAATTCAGGTCGTGCTGATCGACGCCAAGCAAGAGGCGGCAGACAAGGGCAAATCCTACACCGCCGACTACATGGACAAAGGGATCGCGCGCAAAAAGGCGACACCGGAAAAGAAAGAGGCGGTGCTGGGCCTGATCAACGCGACCACCGATTATGCGGCCCTAGCTGGCTGTGACCTGATCGTGGAAGCGGTGTTTGAAGATGTGGCCGTCAAGGCAGAGGTGACAGCAAAGGTGCAGGCCGCATGTCCTGATGCGATCTTTGCCACCAACACCTCTACCCTGCCGATCACGGAACTGGCCAAGGCCGCAAACGACGCGGAAAAATTCATCGGCATCCACTTTTTCAGCCCCGTCGACAAGATGTTGCTGGTTGAGATCATCAAAGGCCAGAAAACCGGCGATGTGGCGGTTGCCAAAGCGCTCGACTTTGTGCGCCAGATCCGCAAAACACCGATCGTCGTCAATGACGCGCGGTTCTTCTATGCCAACCGTTGCATTATTCCCTACATCAACGAAGGCATTCGGATGGTGAAAGAAGGGGTGGAGCCTGCGTTGATCGAAAACGCAGCCAAACTTGTCGGCATGCCACTTGGCCCGCTGCAACTGACGGATGAGACTTCAATCGACCTTGGCGTGAAGATCGCAAAGGCGACCAAGGCCGCGATGGGCGACGCCTATGACGACGCGCAGGACGAGGTCCTGTTCTGGATGTTCGACGAAGGCCGTCTGGGCCGGAAGTCCAACTCCGGCTTTTATGCCTATGACGATAAGGGCAAGCGGCAGGGCCTTTGGGACGGTCTGTCTGCGAAATACCCGGTGGCGGACACACAGCCCGAACTGACCGAAGTGCAGCATCGCCTGCTATTCGCACAGGTGTTGGAAGCGGTTCGCGCCTTGGAAGAAGACGTGCTGGAAGACATCCGCGAAGGCGATGTGGGCGCGATCCTTGGCTGGGGCTTTGCACCTTGGTCCGGCGGCCCGTTCAGCTGGCTTGATATCATTGGGTCGCCCTATGCGGCAGAGCGGTGCGACCAACTGACTGCTGCTTATGGTGCGCGGTTCACAACGCCAGCGCTCTTGCGCGAGATGGCCGAGAACAATCAGTCTTTCTATGGCCGGTTTGGCAAGGCGGCAAAGGCCGCCTGA
- a CDS encoding phosphopentomutase, with protein sequence MARVFLVVMDSVGIGGAPDADRFFNGLKPDTGANTAAHIAQICADGHADSGRSGPLAVPTLDALGLGKAVTLASNDSAPGLYARPSGAWGAATEVSMGKDTPSGHWELAGVPVPWDWHTFPNEDPAFPDDLTTKICQAAGTGGLLGNRHASGTAIIDAEGARHMQTGWPIVYTSADSVVQIAAHEETFGLDRLLALCAEIAPTIHAMKVGRVIARPFVGTPEAGFTRTSNRKDFAIAPPSPTICDDVQGAGRMVYAIGKIGDIFSMRGIDEVRKGRDIDLMGHLHDLVAEAAPGSLTFANFVEFDSEYGHRRDVAGYARHLEWIDVELAKLLPKLAPDDLLIITADHGNDPSWGGTDHTRERVPVLVHGIGAKALGHIGFVDVGASVAAHLGVAHSGKGRSFL encoded by the coding sequence ATGGCCCGTGTTTTTCTTGTGGTGATGGACAGTGTCGGCATTGGTGGTGCACCGGATGCAGATCGCTTCTTTAACGGCCTGAAACCCGACACCGGGGCCAATACCGCGGCCCATATTGCACAGATTTGTGCCGATGGTCATGCGGACAGCGGGCGCAGCGGCCCACTTGCGGTGCCAACACTTGACGCGTTGGGCCTAGGCAAAGCGGTGACGCTTGCATCCAATGACAGCGCGCCGGGGCTTTACGCCCGACCAAGTGGCGCGTGGGGTGCCGCGACAGAGGTTTCGATGGGCAAAGACACGCCATCGGGCCATTGGGAATTGGCAGGTGTGCCGGTGCCGTGGGATTGGCACACCTTTCCGAACGAAGACCCAGCCTTCCCTGACGATCTGACGACCAAGATTTGTCAGGCGGCTGGCACAGGCGGGCTGCTGGGTAACCGCCATGCCTCGGGCACGGCAATCATCGATGCAGAGGGCGCGCGACACATGCAAACCGGCTGGCCGATTGTCTACACATCGGCCGATTCCGTGGTGCAAATCGCAGCCCACGAGGAAACCTTTGGGCTGGACCGTCTGCTCGCGCTCTGCGCCGAGATTGCGCCGACAATTCATGCCATGAAGGTGGGGCGGGTGATTGCGCGACCCTTTGTCGGAACGCCAGAGGCCGGATTTACACGCACATCGAACCGCAAGGATTTTGCAATCGCGCCGCCGTCGCCCACGATCTGTGACGATGTGCAGGGAGCGGGCCGCATGGTCTATGCCATCGGCAAGATTGGCGACATCTTTTCCATGCGCGGCATTGATGAGGTTCGCAAAGGTCGGGATATCGATTTGATGGGGCATCTGCACGATTTGGTGGCAGAGGCTGCGCCGGGGTCCCTGACTTTCGCCAATTTTGTAGAATTCGACAGCGAATACGGTCACCGCCGCGACGTGGCCGGTTATGCACGACATCTTGAATGGATCGATGTGGAGCTGGCAAAACTTTTGCCGAAACTCGCCCCCGACGATCTGTTGATCATCACGGCTGATCATGGCAATGACCCCAGTTGGGGCGGCACCGACCATACCCGCGAACGGGTGCCTGTGCTTGTGCATGGCATCGGAGCCAAGGCCTTGGGGCATATTGGTTTTGTTGATGTCGGTGCCTCTGTCGCGGCGCACTTGGGAGTGGCGCATTCTGGAAAAGGACGCAGTTTTCTATGA
- a CDS encoding DMT family transporter, with translation MTTNFVQPGRAALMIVAGMMTLGLTDNFVPFVTTDSSLSQFHLVRGGLVLFALGIAAQFGVGTLRPKRPGAVLGRSMFTAGAMVIYFGCLALLPIGVVVAGLFTAPLFVVLITVLFQGKRVGPVRWLAVVAGFAGAVMVIRPDPAALNLVAFLPVFAGLLYAIGAVATRAWCEGEATSTLTAWFFGMLTLFGALGVIALPAGGGGGAEGFPLRGWMPLTPTLIAWYIAQAIGALVGIVLIFRGYQLGEASFVAVFEYSLLIFASVWAYILWGQTVPPLGLFGMVLIAAAGIIIAIRSRGEGA, from the coding sequence ATGACAACCAATTTCGTTCAACCCGGTCGCGCTGCACTGATGATTGTCGCGGGCATGATGACGCTTGGGCTGACGGATAATTTCGTACCATTTGTGACCACTGACAGTTCGCTCTCGCAGTTCCATCTGGTCCGGGGCGGATTGGTCCTGTTTGCGCTTGGGATAGCGGCGCAATTCGGTGTCGGCACCTTGCGGCCAAAGCGGCCCGGTGCCGTGCTGGGGCGAAGCATGTTTACCGCAGGTGCCATGGTGATCTACTTTGGTTGCCTCGCCCTATTGCCAATCGGGGTTGTGGTGGCGGGGCTGTTTACCGCGCCGCTTTTTGTGGTGCTGATCACCGTTCTGTTCCAAGGCAAGCGCGTTGGCCCGGTGCGGTGGCTGGCGGTTGTGGCGGGCTTTGCCGGTGCGGTCATGGTGATCCGGCCTGATCCGGCGGCGCTGAACCTTGTGGCTTTTCTGCCGGTGTTTGCGGGGTTGCTATATGCCATAGGGGCGGTCGCGACCCGCGCTTGGTGCGAAGGCGAGGCGACATCAACCCTGACCGCGTGGTTCTTTGGCATGCTGACGCTGTTTGGTGCCTTGGGTGTCATCGCCTTGCCTGCCGGCGGCGGTGGCGGGGCAGAGGGGTTCCCGTTACGCGGCTGGATGCCCCTGACCCCCACGCTAATCGCCTGGTACATCGCGCAGGCCATCGGCGCATTGGTTGGGATCGTGCTGATCTTTCGCGGCTATCAGTTGGGCGAGGCAAGCTTTGTCGCCGTTTTTGAGTATTCGCTGCTGATCTTCGCCAGCGTCTGGGCCTACATCCTGTGGGGTCAGACCGTGCCGCCTTTGGGATTGTTCGGGATGGTACTGATTGCGGCAGCGGGGATCATCATTGCAATCCGAAGCCGGGGTGAGGGCGCATGA
- a CDS encoding adenosine deaminase, producing MTFKTLPKVELHLHLEGAAPPAFIRDLAREKNIDVSGIFDGQGGYVFENFEHFLKVYEAACEPLTSPEDFYRLTSAVLEETASHGVVYAETFISPDFCGGGDVAAWRDYLDAMAQAAQDCEASHGITLKGIVTCIRHEGPEQAKRAAKCAVETMGDFLTGFGMAGAEMMHRPADFAYSFDMAREAGLPLTCHAGEWGGPDMVAETLDALKVARIGHGINAVRDADLVKRLADEGIVLEVCPGSNVVLKAVENWAAHPIAKLRDAGVPVTVSTDDPPFFHTTITAEYDNLHQTFGWVEGDFLDLNKVAMNAAFCDTATRDRILKRLDDA from the coding sequence ATGACATTCAAAACGCTTCCCAAGGTTGAATTGCACCTGCATTTGGAAGGGGCCGCGCCGCCCGCGTTCATTCGGGATTTGGCGCGCGAGAAAAACATTGACGTGTCGGGCATCTTTGATGGGCAAGGTGGCTATGTTTTTGAGAACTTCGAACATTTCCTGAAGGTCTATGAGGCCGCCTGCGAGCCGCTCACATCGCCCGAGGATTTCTATCGCCTGACGTCCGCAGTTCTGGAAGAGACCGCAAGCCACGGGGTAGTCTACGCCGAAACCTTCATCTCGCCCGATTTCTGTGGTGGCGGCGATGTGGCAGCCTGGCGTGACTATCTGGACGCGATGGCGCAGGCCGCGCAAGATTGCGAGGCAAGCCACGGCATCACGCTCAAAGGTATCGTGACCTGCATTCGTCACGAAGGCCCGGAGCAGGCCAAGCGCGCGGCAAAGTGCGCGGTCGAGACGATGGGCGATTTTCTGACCGGCTTTGGCATGGCGGGGGCAGAGATGATGCACCGTCCGGCAGACTTTGCCTACAGCTTTGACATGGCCCGCGAGGCGGGGTTGCCGTTGACCTGCCATGCCGGCGAATGGGGCGGGCCGGATATGGTGGCCGAAACGCTGGACGCGCTGAAGGTGGCGCGGATCGGTCACGGGATCAATGCGGTGCGCGATGCCGATTTGGTCAAGCGGTTGGCAGATGAAGGTATCGTCCTAGAGGTCTGCCCCGGCTCAAACGTTGTGCTGAAAGCCGTCGAAAACTGGGCGGCCCACCCGATTGCCAAACTGCGCGACGCGGGTGTGCCGGTGACCGTCTCGACCGATGATCCGCCATTTTTTCACACGACGATAACGGCGGAATACGACAACCTGCACCAGACTTTTGGTTGGGTTGAGGGTGATTTTCTGGACCTCAACAAGGTGGCGATGAATGCGGCCTTTTGTGATACCGCAACCCGTGACCGCATTTTGAAACGATTGGACGACGCATGA
- a CDS encoding AMP-binding protein, with protein MGWMRDETGLDKCAANHVPLTPLSHLARAVRVYPTRTALVYGDTALNYAEYHARVSQLASALAKAGVAPGDVVATILPNVPAQSEASFAVPACGAIVNTINTRLDADTIGYIFDHGEAKVVLVDTQFLPVVTEALTLMEGTPPTIIEVPDPVAGIAATGNYQTYEDFVGTGDADFPWIMPEDEWESLALNYTSGTTGRPKGVVYHHRGAYLMTMGTPISWRMTLFPKLLQIVPLFHCNGWNHTWMLPALGGTAVCCRDVTARAIYDAIADHGVTHFGGAPIVLNLIVNADDADRRPFDHTVEVFTAGAPPAAALLAAVGKLGFNVTQVYGLTETYGHVTECVWNAEWDDLPGEDQAAIKARQGVAFPMMENVTVVDDQMDQVTTDGGTQGEIVMRGNAVMKGYLKNPEATAKAFAGGYFHSEDLAIQHPDGYIQISDRAKDIIISGGENISSVEVEGALMHHPAVSLCAVVAKPDDKWGEVPCAFIELKDGQTAEEAEVIAFTRTRLAGFKCPKRVVFQELPKTSTGKIQKFELRGLAKAL; from the coding sequence ATGGGCTGGATGCGCGATGAAACAGGGCTGGACAAATGTGCCGCCAACCATGTGCCTTTGACCCCATTAAGCCATCTGGCAAGGGCCGTACGTGTCTATCCAACCCGCACAGCGCTGGTTTATGGCGACACAGCGCTGAACTACGCTGAATACCACGCACGCGTCAGCCAACTGGCGAGCGCTTTGGCCAAGGCCGGTGTTGCACCGGGTGACGTGGTGGCGACAATCCTGCCGAATGTTCCAGCGCAGTCAGAGGCATCCTTTGCCGTCCCCGCCTGTGGTGCGATCGTCAACACGATCAACACGCGGCTTGATGCTGACACGATCGGTTACATCTTCGATCACGGCGAAGCCAAGGTGGTCTTGGTTGACACGCAGTTTCTGCCCGTCGTGACAGAGGCCCTGACACTGATGGAAGGGACGCCGCCCACGATCATTGAAGTGCCCGACCCGGTGGCAGGTATCGCAGCCACCGGCAACTACCAAACCTATGAGGATTTCGTCGGCACCGGTGATGCCGATTTCCCTTGGATCATGCCCGAAGACGAATGGGAAAGCCTTGCGCTGAACTACACGTCCGGCACCACAGGACGGCCCAAAGGCGTGGTCTATCACCATCGTGGTGCTTACCTGATGACGATGGGTACGCCGATTTCCTGGCGGATGACCCTTTTCCCAAAACTGCTGCAGATCGTGCCGCTGTTCCACTGCAACGGTTGGAACCACACCTGGATGCTGCCCGCACTCGGCGGGACGGCTGTTTGCTGTCGCGATGTCACGGCGCGCGCGATCTATGATGCGATCGCGGATCACGGTGTCACCCATTTCGGTGGCGCGCCCATCGTGCTGAACCTGATCGTCAACGCTGACGATGCGGATCGTCGACCCTTTGATCACACAGTCGAGGTCTTTACAGCAGGCGCGCCCCCGGCGGCCGCCTTGCTGGCTGCGGTTGGCAAGCTGGGGTTCAACGTCACGCAAGTCTATGGGCTGACCGAGACTTATGGCCACGTCACCGAATGCGTTTGGAACGCAGAGTGGGATGATCTTCCGGGCGAAGATCAGGCTGCGATCAAGGCGCGGCAAGGCGTGGCCTTTCCGATGATGGAAAACGTGACTGTCGTTGATGACCAGATGGATCAAGTGACGACGGATGGCGGCACGCAAGGCGAAATTGTCATGCGCGGCAATGCTGTGATGAAAGGCTACCTGAAGAATCCGGAGGCTACAGCCAAAGCCTTTGCTGGTGGCTATTTCCATTCCGAAGACCTCGCCATCCAGCACCCGGATGGCTACATCCAAATCAGCGACCGGGCCAAGGACATCATTATCTCGGGCGGCGAAAACATCTCTTCCGTTGAGGTCGAAGGCGCGTTGATGCACCACCCTGCTGTCTCGCTTTGTGCGGTGGTCGCCAAACCGGATGACAAATGGGGCGAAGTGCCCTGCGCCTTTATTGAACTCAAAGATGGCCAGACTGCTGAAGAGGCTGAAGTGATCGCCTTTACCCGCACGCGACTGGCTGGGTTCAAATGCCCCAAACGGGTCGTGTTTCAGGAGTTGCCCAAAACCTCGACGGGCAAGATTCAGAAATTTGAGCTGCGGGGCCTCGCCAAGGCGCTCTGA
- a CDS encoding sulfotransferase family 2 domain-containing protein, producing MIISRGRRYVFVHIPKTGGTAMALALEARAMKDDVLIGDTPKAVRRRGRLKGVQTAGRLWKHSTLADAEGLITRDEMTDFMVVTMVRNPWDRIVSYFHWLQAQRFEHPAVKLAQALDFSEFLNHAHTQSGLRANPYAHYVTDGAGRICDTHFARLEHWQDDLEPFAQHLGFRIDLPRANVSDRRRDWRGYYSDADAGLVAELCQADIARSGYVFDTGE from the coding sequence ATGATCATCTCGCGCGGACGCCGCTATGTCTTTGTGCATATTCCCAAGACCGGCGGCACCGCGATGGCGTTGGCACTGGAAGCGCGCGCCATGAAAGACGATGTCCTGATCGGCGACACCCCCAAAGCCGTGCGCAGACGCGGGCGATTGAAAGGCGTTCAAACAGCTGGCCGGTTGTGGAAACACAGCACTCTCGCCGATGCCGAAGGGCTGATAACCCGCGACGAGATGACCGATTTCATGGTCGTCACTATGGTCCGTAATCCTTGGGATCGGATCGTCAGCTATTTTCACTGGCTACAAGCGCAGCGCTTTGAGCACCCTGCGGTGAAACTGGCGCAAGCGCTTGATTTCAGTGAATTTCTCAACCACGCACATACGCAATCCGGGCTGCGCGCCAACCCTTACGCGCATTATGTGACCGATGGCGCTGGTCGGATTTGTGATACGCATTTTGCACGGCTGGAACACTGGCAAGATGATCTGGAACCATTCGCACAACATCTTGGGTTTCGCATCGATCTTCCGCGCGCAAATGTGTCTGATCGCAGGCGCGATTGGCGCGGGTACTATTCAGATGCCGATGCGGGTCTGGTCGCAGAACTTTGTCAGGCTGACATCGCGCGAAGCGGCTATGTGTTTGATACAGGAGAATAG
- a CDS encoding SPOR domain-containing protein: MSSIGHMRVAVLALMVSTGGAAAQGDLPAEFPPADFAGNQFVDSNGCAFIRAGIGGATNWVPRVSRSRQPLCNFQPTFPAGVAGPATGSGRVAPLDAPIIEITPPAASVAAAPAPSPAPVRTRAATAPIQTIASIPATPVVAPSPQIITPPPAAEPPRVTLAEACQGRFGIQPGFVSARTGDPIDCGPAPAAVPVSAPAPVVPAAPEPLRMTLAEVCAEVAATGTRFVRPDGSPIVCDTPAPAPVVIATATVPTTAPAPIAASTGLCPGKPHLNGDPALPMRCGPQVEKPYTEVSPGGGTATVSTSGFFGLGAPTVPASNPIASRQAAPQVPAGYEQVWTDGRINPQRGQVAQSAPRISTRSAAPAQVRAPAAAATMTHRYVQVGTFGDPANATRMIQRLGGMGFPVASAKSGSLKVIAAGPFNTPAELARALNAVRGMGFADAYTRN, encoded by the coding sequence ATGTCGTCAATTGGACATATGCGGGTGGCCGTGCTGGCTTTGATGGTGTCAACCGGCGGTGCAGCTGCGCAGGGTGACCTCCCTGCAGAGTTTCCGCCAGCGGATTTCGCGGGCAATCAATTCGTCGATAGCAATGGATGTGCCTTTATCCGGGCGGGTATCGGTGGGGCCACAAATTGGGTGCCCCGCGTTTCGCGATCACGTCAGCCGCTTTGCAATTTTCAGCCGACGTTCCCCGCAGGTGTTGCTGGCCCAGCGACGGGCAGCGGGCGTGTTGCACCGCTGGATGCGCCAATCATCGAGATCACACCGCCTGCCGCCTCTGTCGCTGCCGCGCCTGCACCATCGCCCGCGCCGGTGCGGACCCGCGCCGCAACCGCACCAATTCAGACCATCGCTTCTATTCCGGCGACACCCGTTGTCGCACCTTCACCACAGATCATCACACCGCCACCTGCGGCAGAGCCGCCGCGCGTGACGCTGGCAGAAGCCTGCCAGGGCCGTTTCGGCATTCAGCCCGGTTTCGTCAGCGCCCGCACCGGTGATCCGATTGATTGTGGCCCGGCCCCGGCGGCTGTGCCGGTCAGCGCACCTGCGCCTGTCGTCCCTGCCGCGCCAGAGCCGCTGCGCATGACGCTGGCTGAAGTTTGCGCCGAAGTGGCCGCCACAGGCACACGCTTTGTGCGGCCCGATGGCTCACCCATCGTTTGTGACACGCCCGCGCCGGCCCCGGTCGTGATTGCGACGGCCACTGTTCCGACAACGGCGCCGGCCCCAATCGCTGCCAGCACCGGCCTTTGCCCGGGGAAGCCGCATTTGAATGGCGACCCGGCTTTGCCCATGCGCTGCGGTCCGCAAGTCGAGAAGCCATATACCGAAGTATCACCCGGCGGCGGCACGGCGACTGTCAGCACTTCGGGCTTCTTTGGTCTGGGTGCGCCTACTGTCCCCGCCTCCAACCCCATCGCCAGCCGACAGGCCGCGCCACAGGTGCCAGCCGGGTATGAACAGGTCTGGACCGATGGCCGGATCAACCCACAGCGCGGTCAGGTGGCGCAATCAGCCCCGCGGATCTCGACCCGGTCCGCAGCACCCGCTCAGGTGCGCGCGCCAGCGGCAGCCGCGACCATGACCCACCGCTATGTGCAGGTTGGCACCTTTGGTGACCCGGCCAACGCCACACGAATGATCCAGCGTTTGGGTGGCATGGGTTTCCCTGTCGCCTCGGCCAAATCCGGCAGCCTCAAGGTGATTGCAGCGGGTCCGTTCAACACACCGGCAGAGCTTGCTCGTGCGTTGAACGCGGTGCGTGGCATGGGCTTTGCTGACGCCTATACCCGGAACTAA